The following are from one region of the Trichoplusia ni isolate ovarian cell line Hi5 chromosome 1, tn1, whole genome shotgun sequence genome:
- the LOC113493741 gene encoding leucine-zipper-like transcriptional regulator 1 isoform X1, protein MTLSVALAKMISEQLRNPNDLDINLRMEFGPFETVHKWKRMSECYEFVGARRSKHTAVAYKDAIYVFGGDNGKSMLNDLIRFDIREKSWTKTGCMGVPPAPRYHHSAVVHRSSMFVFGGYTGDILANSNLTNKNDLFEYKFTSAQWVQWRFTGQEPVPRSAHGAAVYDDKLWIFAGYDGNARLNDMWTINLKTSAYQGETHQWEHVEQKGQCPPTCCNFPVAVAGGKMFVFSGQSGAKITNALFQFDFETHTWSRVCTEHLLRSAGGAPARRYGHVMVAHRSHLYVFGGAADNTLPNDLHCYDLDTQIWSVIQPAADSQIPSGRLFHAGAVVGDALYIFGGTVDNNVRSGELFRFQLSNYPRCTLHEDFGRILKSHQFCDVQLLVGPDQTVVLAHQAILAARSPYLRAKIKEAREELNQRIAAGEEEASEVYSYKSPPQLKVLLPEATPEAFNMVLNYIYTDRIDPTEKDEDPASPGTVLLVLQVLRLALRLCVPRLRGLCARFLRHQLGYGNVLQALQAAHHARLACIKEDCLRSSPPQDLALRLCARFLRHQLGYGNVLQALQAAHHARLACIKEDCLRSPPPPGPGAAPVRALPAPPAGLRERAAGAAGRAPRAPRLHQGGLSQVIPPPGPGAAPVRALPAPPAGLRERAAGAAGRAPRAPRLHQGGLSQVIPPPRTWRCACARASCATSWATGTCCRRCRPRTTRASPASRRTVSGL, encoded by the exons ATGACACTGTCCGTCGCCCTGGCGAAAATGATATCAGAACAGCTAAGGAACCCAAACGATCTGGACATCAACCTGAGAATGGAATTTGGTCCATTTGAGACGGTGCACAAGTGGAAACGGATGTCAGAGTGCTATGAGTTTGTAGGTGCCAG GCGAAGCAAACACACAGCTGTAGCATACAAAGACGCCATCTATGTATTTGGGGGTGACAACGGCAAGTCAATGTTAAATGACCTGATCAGATTTGACATCAGAGAGAAGTCCTGGACTAAAACTGGCTGCATGGGAGTCCCACCCGCACCAAGATACCATCATTCAGCAGTG GTGCATCGTTCCTCAATGTTCGTGTTCGGCGGCTACACAGGCGACATCCTCGCCAACTCGAACCTCACCAATAAGAACGATCTGTTTGAATACAAGTTCACGAGCGCTCAGTGGGTGCAGTGGAGATTCACAGGGCA GGAGCCAGTACCCCGGTCAGCTCACGGTGCAGCGGTGTACGATGACAAGCTGTGGATATTCGCCGGGTACGATGGTAACGCGCGCCTGAACGATATGTGGACTATCAATTTGAAG ACGTCGGCCTACCAGGGCGAGACCCACCAGTGGGAGCACGTCGAACAGAAAGGCCAATGCCCTCCGACCTGCTGCAACTTCCCCGTCGCCGTCGCCGGCGGCAAGATGTTCGTGTTCAGCGGACAGAGTGGCGCCAAGATCACTAACGCCCTCTTccaatttgattttgaaactcACAC CTGGTCCCGCGTGTGTACGGAGCACTTGCTCCGtagcgcgggcggcgcgccggCGCGGCGCTACGGACACGTCATGGTGGCGCATCGCTCACATCTGTACGTGTTCGGGGGGGCCGCGGATAATACTCTGCCTAATGATCTGCATTGCTACGACCTGGATACGCAGATATG GTCTGTGATCCAACCGGCAGCAGACTCTCAGATTCCGTCGGGCCGGTTGTTCCACGCCGGAGCCGTGGTCGGCGACGCCCTCTACATCTTCGGAGGAACTGTTGATAATAATGTTCGGAGTGGAGAGCTGTTCAGGTTCCAG CTATCAAACTACCCCCGCTGCACTCTCCACGAGGACTTCGGTCGCATCCTCAAGTCGCACCAGTTCTGTGACGTGCAGCTGCTGGTGGGGCCCGACCAGACCGTCGTGCTCGCTCACCAGGCCATCCTGGCTGCCAGGTCTCCGTACCTTAGAGCTAAGATCAA gGAAGCTCGTGAAGAACTAAACCAGCGCATAGCGGCCGGTGAAGAAGAGGCGTCTGAGGTGTACTCGTACAAGTCACCGCCGCAACTCAAAGTGCTGCTGCCTGAGGCCACTCCTGAGGCCTTCAACATGGTGCTCAACTATATCTACACGGACAGGATCGATCCAACTGAGAAAG ACGAGGACCCGGCGTCCCCGGGCACGGTGCTGCTGGTGCTGCAGGTGCTGCGCCTGGCGCTGCGCCTGTGCGTGCCGCGCCTGCGCGGGCTGTGCGCGCGCTTCCTGCGCCACCAGCTGGGCTACGGGAACGTGCTGCAGGCGCTGCAGGCCGCGCACCACGCGCGCCTCGCCTGCATCAAGGAGGACTGTCTCAGGTCATCCCCCCCCCAGGACCTGGCGCTGCGCCTGTGCGCGCGCTTCCTGCGCCACCAGCTGGGCTACGGGAACGTGCTGCAGGCGCTGCAGGCCGCGCACCACGCGCGCCTCGCCTGCATCAAGGAGGACTGTCTCAGGTCACCCCCCCCCCCAGGACCTGGCGCTGCGCCTGTGCGCGCGCTTCCTGCGCCACCAGCTGGGCTACGGGAACGTGCTGCAGGCGCTGCAGGCCGCGCACCACGCGCGCCTCGCCTGCATCAAGGAGGACTGTCTCAGGTCATCCCCCCCCCAGGACCTGGCGCTGCGCCTGTGCGCGCGCTTCCTGCGCCACCAGCTGGGCTACGGGAACGTGCTGCAGGCGCTGCAGGCCGCGCACCACGCGCGCCTCGCCTGCATCAAGGAGGACTGTCTCAGGTCATCCCCCCCCCCAGGACCTGGCGCTGCGCCTGTGCGCGCGCTTCCTGCGCCACCAGCTGGGCTACGGGAACGTGCTGCAGGCGCTGCAGGCCGCGCACCACGCGCGCCTCGCCTGCATCAAGGAGGACTGTCTCAG GTTTGTAG
- the LOC113493719 gene encoding low choriolytic enzyme-like, translating into MILNCTFCFILFFGINGGYGFENTQFTSKSDEHDDDKAEELAKGKEHIGKKEEVMHPAQVDWPQGIVPYYVDPKSYDDVITTRIRMAMNTIESLSCIMFKEIPMMPPEFAGFKWLYITNPESERDCRHTTFVGSKGNVLLILGYDCLKRRDIIHALFHVLGFNDEVTHPQRDMYVRILWQNIQPRYRPLFRISTDEQPHKMMVEYDTLSIMHFHDRAYSSNGGATIAPLISGLLISPAEKLSQLDIMKLRLAFGHECNRRKVGNLVKTCENVLQNSDNEKPYLPLNNNNQEEQEEEEQDDHEENGDVGHSLESKLSQPMLIKPKHKIGHKPHKFKNEMERRNITLFKERPLTNRNFTALTFPEPRVTRSLQPW; encoded by the exons atgattttaaattgtactttctgttttatattattttttggtattaaTGGAGGTTACGGTTTTGAGAATACACAGTTTACATCTAAGTCTGATGAACATGACGATGACAAGGCAGAAGAACTTGCAAAAG GTAAAGAACATATTGGAAAGAAAGAGGAAGTGATGCATCCGGCCCAGGTCGACTGGCCGCAGGGGATCGTGCCTTACTACGTAGATCCAAAGTCTTATG ATGACGTAATCACAACCCGAATCCGCATGGCTATGAATACTATCGAGAGTCTCTCCTGCATCATGTTTAAGGAGATACCGATGATGCCCCCAGAGTTCGCTGGATTCAAGTGGCTGTATATTACCAATCCTGAAAGCGAGAGAGATTGTAGGCACACAACCTTCGTGGGATCAAAAGGAAACGTG CTGCTAATCCTGGGCTACGATTGTTTGAAGCGACGCGACATCATCCACGCCTTGTTCCACGTCCTCGGCTTTAACGACGAGGTCACTCATCCACAGCGAGACATGTACGTTAGGATTCTGTGGCAGAACATACAGCCAA GATACCGCCCCCTATTTCGAATCAGTACAGACGAGCAGCCCCATAAAATGATGGTGGAGTACGACACGCTGAGCATCATGCATTTCCATGACAGAGCTTACAGCAGCAATGGAGGAGCTACCATAGCGCCTTTG ATATCCGGCTTACTAATAAGCCCTGCTGAGAAGTTGTCCCAACTGGATATCATGAAGCTTCGTCTAGCCTTCGGTCACGAATGCAACAGACGTAAAGTCGGAAACCTTGTCAAAACTTGTGAGAATGTTCTACAGAATTCTGACAACGAAAAACCATATCTTcctctaaataataataaccaagAGGAACAAGAGGAAGAAGAACAGGACGATCACGAAGAAAATGGAGACGTTGGACATTCTTTAGAATCCAAATTAAGTCAACCGATGCTCATTAAACCGAAACATAAGATAGGACACAAACCACATAAGTTCAAGAATGAAATGGAAAGGAGAAACATTACTTTATTCAAAGAACGGCCATTGACAAACCGAAATTTTACGGCATTAACATTTCCTGAACCTCGTGTTACTAGGAGCTTACAACCctggtaa
- the LOC113493769 gene encoding protein windbeutel, translated as MRRYLLFLYIVSIIPFAYQASTSGSVELDELSFDKITKKFEASLIKFDVAFPYGDKHEAFVALAKDAKDEDELLVAEVGVKDYGEKDNEGLAKKYGATKDNFPVVKLFIKGKPEPIPFDDSKGFSSDELRRFVRQHTGLYLSLPGCVKELDKLAINFMKAKKDERKKILKKTEEVQKSLGKESSGKIYKTIMEKILEKGEEFIQTEHERVKKLLSGKVSDEKKKELGIRVNILLTFQLHDKQSKPGKEDL; from the exons ATGAGGCGTTATTTACTATTTCTTTACATCGTTTCAATTATTCCATTTGCTTATCAAGCGTCTACTAGTGGATCTGTTGAATTAGACGAATtatcttttgataaaataacaaagaaattcGAAGCGTCCCTTATTAAATTTGATGTGGCGTTCCCGTATGGTGACAAGCATGAGGCCTTCGTTGCCCTCGCAAAAGATGCAAAGGACGAGGACGAACTATTGGTGGCCGAAGTCGGCGTAAAAGATTACGGCGAAAAGGATAATGAGGGTTTAGCGAAGAAGTACGGCGCCACGAAAGACAACTTCCCGGTGGTGAAGTTGTTTATTAAAGGCAAACCAGAGCCGATACCTTTCGACGATTCTAAGGGGTTCTCAAGTGACGAGCTGCGCCGGTTCGTGCGACAACACACCGGCTTATATTTAAGTTTGCCGGGCTGCGTGAAGGAACTCGACAAACTTGCAATAAACTTCATGAAGGCCAAAAAAGACGAAAGGAAGAAAATTTTGAAGAAGACTGAAGAGGTCCAGAAATCCTTGGGCAAG gagTCTTCTGGTAAGATCTACAAAACAATTATGGAGAAGATTCTAGAAAAAGGTGAAGAGTTTATTCAGACTGAACATGAGAGAGTGAAGAAGCTGCTAAGTGGGAAGGTATCGGATGAGAAGAAGAAGGAACTTGGAATCAGGGTTAACATCTTACTGACTTTCCAACTGCATGACAAACAAAGCAAGCCCGGTAAAGAAGACCTCTGA
- the LOC113493777 gene encoding ran-specific GTPase-activating protein-like gives MSSPTEESVRRNSESEAGDAETPEHDPHFEPIVSLPLVDIHTNEEEEEELVKIRARLYRYDTGDHEWKERGTGDIKLLRHKHNNTVRVVMRRDKTLKVCANHFITPDIRMNVHCGSDKAFNWSVFADYADETMKQELLAIKFGNPQNAELWKSKFAEAQEIVRTKCSLYTQDLSSDDESSITRSEDTDTPEPKTNIKSIDNDKDVEKDEADSDGVVLKLKELKVESAKAE, from the exons atgtcgTCACcg ACGGAAGAAAGCGTACGGCGTAACAGCGAAAGCGAAGCTGGAGATGCCGAGACCCCAGAGCATGATCCTCATTTTGAACCGATCGTGTCCTTGCCCCTGGTGGATATCCACACCAACGAGGAAGAGGAGGAGGAACTGGTGAAGATCCGCGCTAGGCTCTACAGATACGACACTGGAGACCACGAATGGAAG gaaagAGGCACAGGCGATATAAAACTGCTCCGTCACAAACATAACAACACAGTCAGAGTAGTGATGAGACGTGACAAGACCCTCAAAGTATGTGCAAACCACTTCATAACACCAGACATCAGGATGAATGTCCACTGCGGTTCAGATAAGGCTTTTAATTGGTCCGTATTTGCTGACTATGCTGACGAAACAATGAAACAAGAGTTATTGGCCATAAAGTTTGGAAACCCACAGA ATGCCGAACTATGGAAGTCAAAATTTGCAGAGGCTCAAGAAATAGTCAGAACGAAATGCAGTTTATACACACAGGACCTGTCGTCAGATGATGAGAGCAGCATCACTAGGAGTGAAGACACGGACACTCCAGAGCCCAAGACTAACATCAAATCCATTGACAATGACAAAGACGTAGAAAAGGATGAAGCAGACTCTGATGGTGTTGTCCTAAAATTAAAAGAACTTAAAGTGGAGAGTGCAAAAGCCgaataa
- the LOC113493741 gene encoding leucine-zipper-like transcriptional regulator 1 isoform X2: protein MTLSVALAKMISEQLRNPNDLDINLRMEFGPFETVHKWKRMSECYEFVGARRSKHTAVAYKDAIYVFGGDNGKSMLNDLIRFDIREKSWTKTGCMGVPPAPRYHHSAVVHRSSMFVFGGYTGDILANSNLTNKNDLFEYKFTSAQWVQWRFTGQEPVPRSAHGAAVYDDKLWIFAGYDGNARLNDMWTINLKGETHQWEHVEQKGQCPPTCCNFPVAVAGGKMFVFSGQSGAKITNALFQFDFETHTWSRVCTEHLLRSAGGAPARRYGHVMVAHRSHLYVFGGAADNTLPNDLHCYDLDTQIWSVIQPAADSQIPSGRLFHAGAVVGDALYIFGGTVDNNVRSGELFRFQLSNYPRCTLHEDFGRILKSHQFCDVQLLVGPDQTVVLAHQAILAARSPYLRAKIKEAREELNQRIAAGEEEASEVYSYKSPPQLKVLLPEATPEAFNMVLNYIYTDRIDPTEKDEDPASPGTVLLVLQVLRLALRLCVPRLRGLCARFLRHQLGYGNVLQALQAAHHARLACIKEDCLRSSPPQDLALRLCARFLRHQLGYGNVLQALQAAHHARLACIKEDCLRSPPPPGPGAAPVRALPAPPAGLRERAAGAAGRAPRAPRLHQGGLSQVIPPPGPGAAPVRALPAPPAGLRERAAGAAGRAPRAPRLHQGGLSQVIPPPRTWRCACARASCATSWATGTCCRRCRPRTTRASPASRRTVSGL, encoded by the exons ATGACACTGTCCGTCGCCCTGGCGAAAATGATATCAGAACAGCTAAGGAACCCAAACGATCTGGACATCAACCTGAGAATGGAATTTGGTCCATTTGAGACGGTGCACAAGTGGAAACGGATGTCAGAGTGCTATGAGTTTGTAGGTGCCAG GCGAAGCAAACACACAGCTGTAGCATACAAAGACGCCATCTATGTATTTGGGGGTGACAACGGCAAGTCAATGTTAAATGACCTGATCAGATTTGACATCAGAGAGAAGTCCTGGACTAAAACTGGCTGCATGGGAGTCCCACCCGCACCAAGATACCATCATTCAGCAGTG GTGCATCGTTCCTCAATGTTCGTGTTCGGCGGCTACACAGGCGACATCCTCGCCAACTCGAACCTCACCAATAAGAACGATCTGTTTGAATACAAGTTCACGAGCGCTCAGTGGGTGCAGTGGAGATTCACAGGGCA GGAGCCAGTACCCCGGTCAGCTCACGGTGCAGCGGTGTACGATGACAAGCTGTGGATATTCGCCGGGTACGATGGTAACGCGCGCCTGAACGATATGTGGACTATCAATTTGAAG GGCGAGACCCACCAGTGGGAGCACGTCGAACAGAAAGGCCAATGCCCTCCGACCTGCTGCAACTTCCCCGTCGCCGTCGCCGGCGGCAAGATGTTCGTGTTCAGCGGACAGAGTGGCGCCAAGATCACTAACGCCCTCTTccaatttgattttgaaactcACAC CTGGTCCCGCGTGTGTACGGAGCACTTGCTCCGtagcgcgggcggcgcgccggCGCGGCGCTACGGACACGTCATGGTGGCGCATCGCTCACATCTGTACGTGTTCGGGGGGGCCGCGGATAATACTCTGCCTAATGATCTGCATTGCTACGACCTGGATACGCAGATATG GTCTGTGATCCAACCGGCAGCAGACTCTCAGATTCCGTCGGGCCGGTTGTTCCACGCCGGAGCCGTGGTCGGCGACGCCCTCTACATCTTCGGAGGAACTGTTGATAATAATGTTCGGAGTGGAGAGCTGTTCAGGTTCCAG CTATCAAACTACCCCCGCTGCACTCTCCACGAGGACTTCGGTCGCATCCTCAAGTCGCACCAGTTCTGTGACGTGCAGCTGCTGGTGGGGCCCGACCAGACCGTCGTGCTCGCTCACCAGGCCATCCTGGCTGCCAGGTCTCCGTACCTTAGAGCTAAGATCAA gGAAGCTCGTGAAGAACTAAACCAGCGCATAGCGGCCGGTGAAGAAGAGGCGTCTGAGGTGTACTCGTACAAGTCACCGCCGCAACTCAAAGTGCTGCTGCCTGAGGCCACTCCTGAGGCCTTCAACATGGTGCTCAACTATATCTACACGGACAGGATCGATCCAACTGAGAAAG ACGAGGACCCGGCGTCCCCGGGCACGGTGCTGCTGGTGCTGCAGGTGCTGCGCCTGGCGCTGCGCCTGTGCGTGCCGCGCCTGCGCGGGCTGTGCGCGCGCTTCCTGCGCCACCAGCTGGGCTACGGGAACGTGCTGCAGGCGCTGCAGGCCGCGCACCACGCGCGCCTCGCCTGCATCAAGGAGGACTGTCTCAGGTCATCCCCCCCCCAGGACCTGGCGCTGCGCCTGTGCGCGCGCTTCCTGCGCCACCAGCTGGGCTACGGGAACGTGCTGCAGGCGCTGCAGGCCGCGCACCACGCGCGCCTCGCCTGCATCAAGGAGGACTGTCTCAGGTCACCCCCCCCCCCAGGACCTGGCGCTGCGCCTGTGCGCGCGCTTCCTGCGCCACCAGCTGGGCTACGGGAACGTGCTGCAGGCGCTGCAGGCCGCGCACCACGCGCGCCTCGCCTGCATCAAGGAGGACTGTCTCAGGTCATCCCCCCCCCAGGACCTGGCGCTGCGCCTGTGCGCGCGCTTCCTGCGCCACCAGCTGGGCTACGGGAACGTGCTGCAGGCGCTGCAGGCCGCGCACCACGCGCGCCTCGCCTGCATCAAGGAGGACTGTCTCAGGTCATCCCCCCCCCCAGGACCTGGCGCTGCGCCTGTGCGCGCGCTTCCTGCGCCACCAGCTGGGCTACGGGAACGTGCTGCAGGCGCTGCAGGCCGCGCACCACGCGCGCCTCGCCTGCATCAAGGAGGACTGTCTCAG GTTTGTAG